The sequence TAGAACAGCTACTTATTCTATTTGAAACATATATCTGCATAGCTATAGATGGAGATAGAGATATAGATGTAGATATAGATGTATAGATATAGATGTAGATGTAGATGTAGATAGAGATATAGATGTAGATATAGATGTATAGATATAGATGTAGAtgtagatatagatatatagatatagatagatgtAGATATAGAtgtatagatatagatatagatatagatgtagatatagatatatagatggtatagatatagatatagatatatagatatagaaatatagatatagattagatatagatatagatatagatatagatatagatatagatatagatacagATACAGATGTAGATGTAGATGTAGATGTAGATGTAGATGTAGATGTAGATATCGAtacagatatagatatagatatagatatagatgatatagataaagatagatatagatatagatatagatatagatatagatatagatatagatatagatatagatatagatatagatacagATACAGATGTAGATGTAGATGTAGAtgtagatatagatatagatatagatatagatatagatatagatatagatatagatagatagatggaACTTCccatggaaatggggaaatgttCTCATATTTCCtcacattttatatatatatatataattattatttcacataattgtatttttgtatttttatattgttaccattttatttttatggttttatatgtaaatatttacacatttaaatatttctacatttatatataaatataaaacgtacctatatattcatatatttatatttaatatcaCTTAACATAAGTGATATGAAAGATATTTATTTaactatatatttatattagaaatataatttatatatcttatatatatatatttatataaataaatatttttatagttttatAGTTTTATATAGATGTATATATCTATAAATAcgtttatatatttatatataattctattatatatatatatataattatatcattttatatttttatgtatttatgcattttatatttatatatgaatatatattccAGAACGTCCCACTGGAATCTGGAACTTGTCCCACTTTTGCCCTTTGAAAAGACTTTTCCTGGGCTTctttggtgttttggtttgtttttgatTATGTTGGCTTTTATCACTGAGCCCATTATTTTAGGGGCTTTACaaccatttattttatttatttatttttactcatTTATCCTGGTGAACTTTTGCGTTTTTTTCAGGgggattgggttgggtttggttctttttgcttttaaaatcccTCACCCTACTTTTCGAGGTTTTTAAAGCCACTTTTCCTGGGTTTGGGGCTTTTAGAAGGATCTGTCCTGGGTCCTTTTGCTTTTAGAGCCACAAATCCATTTTTAGCTTTTCAAGCTATTTATCCTCTTTTTGAGGGGCTGTAAAATCCTAAAATCCTCTCGGGCCCTCACCCCTTCTGGAGGCCTTTGAGAACCCTCCCagactttttcatttttattttacttacctgggttttttttttgcttttaaaaccaCTCCTCCCATTTCCAAAGCTTTTAAAGCCCCTTCAGCCACTtcactttttggttttttaatttccttttaaagcCTCTCATTTTGGGCTTTTTGGTCTTTCGAAACTGCTCCTACCCTTCATTCAGATTGTTgcttttaaatcaaattattccatttctggggagctctggggagcGATTTTGCCTCGAGTTTGGCTTCAGCGATAATTTCTGAGCTTTAGGGGCCCTTTTTCCCCACTTTGGGCCCTTTTTTGAGCCTCCTCCAGTTCTGGGGCTTCCAATTCACTTCTAGCCCTTTGctttttggcttttaaaatgATTTATTCCTATTTTTGGGGGTGGATGTGTGTTAAACATTCCGTGGGGCTTTTAGACCACTTGGCCCTGCTGGGTGTTTTGGctttaaaagcagtttttctttcctttctctttttctttctcctctcctctcttttccccaGTTTTGGGAGCCTTTTAAAAAGACGTCACCATTTTGGAGGCTTTGacatttttttggcttttaaaattgCCTATCCTGAaggtttcttttgcttttaaaataattttttccccctcttcactttaaaaatcacttttcccatttttgagACTTTCAAAACTAATTAtcctttttttgggggtttgttttataaataatatatcctaggatttttttttttagctttaaaaCCACTTATCTCGATTTTTGGGCTTTATTAAACCATTTAcctttgcccttttttttttaaataatttgtcactttttgttcttttggcTGCAAAGAAGGACTTATCCTCTGTTGGTTTTCCCCCctccatgattttaaaaccacTTACACCATTTTCTGAGGCTCTAAAACCTTTCTTCCCCCCTTTTCTGGCTTTAAAAATGACTTTTCCTAGAGGATTTTTTAATGGCTTCTCAAACCACTTGTTCTGTTTTATGGGACTTTAAAATCGACTTTTCCtgggttttggggcttttcaAGGCACTCAGGCCATTTTTCGTGGTCTTTGAAAAACCTCTTATCTCacttttttctgcttcaaaCCCCacttatcttttttctttctttttattttttttccttttaaaaccaCTCACCACAATTCTGGGGCTTTTAAAACCTCAACCCTTTTCCGGGGCCATTTTAAAATcacttacctttttttttcagtttaaaaataacttaTCTTGGGACTTTTTTGGGCGATTTAAATCCCAGTTTTGGGGCTTTTACGACCACACACCAAATTTCCAGAGTTTTCTAAAATCACTTATCccattctttttaaaattgcttatgctgggttttttttggccgTTCAAACCACCCATCCCTCCCCGAGGGGATTGAAAATATTGAAACAAATTTTGGGGCTTTTCAGAAGCTTTTCCTGGGGTgacatttgctttttaaaaccactttggtgtttttttttttttgtttgttttttttttttgtttgtttttttttttgtttgttttttttttttttgtttgtttttttttttttttcttttaaaatgatttatcccattttattttgcctttgaagtCAGCCGCGGTGCTGCCGTGGGAACGGGCCGCGGCCGCGGAGTCTGGGGGTCCCGGAGCCCGTTCCGCGCGGAGTTTGGGGGTGGGCGCCCGGTTCCCGTGGCAACGGGAGGGCCGGGACGcgctgccatggcaacgggATGCGGGACGGAGGCTCCGAGGGGCATCTTCCGCCTGGATTTTGCGGagccggggggctcgggggtccggagcgccgccgccccgcgcccccggcccggggacCGCGGCTCCCGAGGGATTTCCCGGCTCTTCTCCCGCCTCGGGCCCGGAACCCGATCGCCCCGAGCGGCCCCAGCGCGGGGGGGACAACGACCGGGCGGCCGCGGAGCCTCCGTGACCCCCCCCGGGTGATCATTAACCCGCGGGGGGCGGCGGTCGGGACCGGGGTCGGTGCCGGGGGTCGGTGCCGGGGGTCGGTACCGGGGGtccctccccccgcccccgcgcGGGCGCGATGCGGCGGAGACAGCGAAGGTGCGGACGGGGCTGcgggggggacagcggggacccCGGTGCCGCCGGTGGCCGTGACCCCGGGCGGCCGggggcggggaggggcgggAGGGGGCAGCGCCCGGGGGGCGGGAGGGGTCAGTGCCCCGGCGGGGGTCAGTGCCCCGGCGCCGGGCACAGACCGGCAGCGCTGCTCGGACGGGGCGGCAGAGCCAGCGCAGGTGGGTGGGGGGCGTGGGGGGCTCCCCGGGGCGAGCGGGGGCGACTCGGGGTCCTGACACCGGGGGCTCCCCAGCGGGGGTTCAGCGCCGGGCCGGGGTTCAACAGCCGACCTgacagaggggtttgggggtgctgagGGGCTCCGGGCTGGgcgggaggtttttgggggccACCCAGTTTTCGGGGCTTACCCCACGGTGTCCCCAGTTCCCCGGGGGACACCGATGGTCCCTCCGGTTTCACTGGGGGCCCCCCCATGTTCCACCTGGTTCTTCTGGGCCCTCTGTTCCCTCCTTGGTGGTTCCTGGGGGTCCTGCCTCGGTCCCCCCGGTTTTGCCGGGGCTGGCCCCAGCTTTGCCGGGAtggtggcactgctggagcGGGGGGTGCTCAGCCGTGCCCCGTCCCCTCTCCGGTGCTGAGCCCCGTCCCCACGGCCCCCAGGAtgcggctgctggggctgccctgggcgctggcgctgctggccgccgccgccgcctccggcCCCTCCGCGGAGCCCCCGGACCCCGCGTCCATCTTCGCCGACCTGTCCCCGGCGGAGCTGCGCGCCGTGCGGACCTTCCTGATGGAGCGGCCGGAGCTGGGGCTGTCGCCGAGCCGGGGGGGGCCGCTGGCCAAGAACTCGCTGTTCCTGGCCGAGCTGCTGCCGCCCGAGAAGCGCTCGGCGCTGCGCTTCCTGgagcgcggcggggcgcggccgccgcgcGAGGCGCGCGTCGTGCTCTTCTTCGGGGCGCAGGCGGAGCCCAACGTCACCGAGCTGGCCGTGGGGCCCctgccgcggccccgcgcctaCCGGCCGCTGCCCCTGGCGGccggccgggccgtgccgtTCTGGGCGCGGCCGATGACGCGGCGGGAGTACGAGCTGCTGCACGAGGCGCTGGCGGCCGCCGTGGCGCCGCTGGAGCCGCTGCTGCGCGAGGCCACCGGCTTCGGCTTCCAGAACTGCTCCGAGCGCTGCCTCACCTTCTCCGACGTCGCCCCGCGCGGGCTGGGCCCCGGCGAGCGCCGCAGCTGGCTGGTGATCCAGCGCTTCGTGGAGGGCTTCTTCCTGCACCCCgcggggctggaggtgctgctggaCCACCGGGACCCCGACCCGCGGCGCTGGGCCGTGCTGCGCCTCTGGTACAACGGGCGCTACTTCGGCAGCGTGCGGGAGCTGGCCGAGAGCCACGCGCGGGGCGCGCTGCCCCTGGCCCGCCTGCCcgagccccccgcccgccgcctctTCTCCAGCTACGAGCCCCGCGGGCGCTTCCCCGGCGGGACCCGCACCGAGGCGCACGGCGCCAAGGTGTGCGAGCCGCAGGGCCGGCGCTACCGCCTGCGCGGCAACCGCCTGGAGTACGGCGGCTGGAGCCTGGCGTTCCGGCTGCGCTCGTCCGCCGGCCTGCAGCTCTTCGACGTGCGCTTCGGCGGCGAGCGCGTGGCCTACGAGCTGAGCGTGCAGGAGGCCATCGCCTTCTACGGCGGCCACTCGCCGGCCGCCATGCAGACCAAGTACATGGACGCCGGCTGGGCCATGGGCGCCTCCAGCTACGAGCTGGCGCGCGGCGTGGACTGCCCCGAGACCGCCGCCTTCCTGGACGCCCACCACCTCCTGGACGCCGACGGCCCCGTGCGCTTCCCCCGCGCCCTCTGCGTCTTCGAGCTGCCCACGGGCGTTCCCCTGCGCCGCCACTTCGACAGCGACTTCCAGGGCGGCTTCCACTTCTACGCGGGGCTGGAGGGACGGGCGCTGGTGCTCAGGACCACCTCCACCGTCTACAACTACGACTACATCTGGGACTTCCTGCTCTACCCCAACGGCGTCCTGGAGGCCAAGGTCCACGCCACCGGCTACATCCACGCCACCTTCTACACGCCGGAGGGCCGGCGCTACGGCAGCCGCGTGCACAGCCACCTCCTGGGCAACATCCACACCCACCTGGTGCACTACAAGGTGGACCTGGATGTGGCAGGTGAAGGGCCCTGACGGCTCCCGACGCCCCCTGGCCGTGGGGAGGGTGCCGGGAGAGGGGCTGGACCCACGGGGGGTTCCAGGGGCTCAGGTGCCTTGTTTCTGGAAGGGTGGCATCACCTGGGCACCACCCGCACCCTCAGACGATGATCCCCTCCGTGCTGGCATCTCTGCAGGGTCACGTCCCTCCATGGCAGTGGGATCTCCCGGCCCTGGTGATGTCTGGGCCTCGGGCCCTCTATGGCATCTCTGCAGGGCCCCAGTCCCCCATGGGTGATGGCATCTGCCTGGGGTCCCAGCCCCTCATGGTGGCGTCTCTGGAGTCCCAGCCGCCCACGGGTGATATTTCCCAGCCCACATCCATGGCAAGGTCTCCTGGTGTCTCTGCCCcttgtggtggtggtggcatCTCCAAGGTGTCGCAGCCTGCTGTGCCGGCATCTCCTCAAAGGGCCTCCTCTCCATGCTGGTGTACCGAACTGGACCCCAGCCCACCACGATGGCTCGATTGTGGGGTCACAGTCTTCCTTGGGCTGGCACCTCAGCCCGCCGCGTTGGCATCTCCACGAGGTCCCAGTCCCCATCCGTGGTGACACCCCCGCGGTGTCCCACCCCTCCAGGGCGGCACCTCGGCGGTGTCCCAGCCCCGCACCCCGGGGAGCTGCACCGCCGTGGCCCCTGCACCGACACCCGGTCCCCGCAGGCTCCGGGAACAGCTTCGAGACGATGGACATCCGCTTCGAGAACATCTCCAACCCCTGGAGCGCGGGGGCGCGCGTGGTGCAGCCGCGGCTGCACCGGGAGCCGCGGCGCCGGGAGCGCGAGGCCGCGCTGCCGCTGGGCCGGCCCGCGCCGCGGTACCTGCTCTTCTCCAACCCGCGCCGGCGGAACCGCTGGGGCCACCGCCGCACCTTCCgcctgcagctcagctcccacgCCGGGCCCGTGCTGCCCCGCGGCTGGCGCGAGGAGCGCGGCGTCACCTGGGCCAGGTGGGCACCGCGGGGTTCCGCGGCGTGGGCAcggtggcacctgtggggcacGGCGTCCTTGCCCCGCTCACGCCTTCCTGGGACGGCGTGTCTCCCCGCTGGCacctctccatccctgggagccggggagcttccagagctgggaatggcccTGGAGCCGGGAGGCccctgggagctggagcagcccgtGGGAGGTTGGGACACCCCGGGGCCCAGGGGGCTGGCGGAGCTGGGAACCCCTGGAAGCTGAAGAGTTTCCAGGAGCTGTGAAACACCCTGGGAGATGAGGGAGCCCTGGAAATGGGGATTCTCCCAAGATCTGGGCATCCTCCAGGCTTGGGAAATCCCTCGGGAGCTGGGGAATTCCCCTGGACTTGTGGAACCCCTCAGGAGCTGAGGAGCGCACAAAGCTGGGGACCCCCACGCCCCTCACCAGTCCTGTGCCCCCCTGGCGTGACTGGGCCGTGGGTGGCACAGTCGGGGGACCGGGCGGGGGTGGGACAGGAGCTCCCCGCCCCCAGGCTGACCCCAGCCCTCCCTTGTCGCAGGTACCACCTGGCCGTGACACGGCGCCACGAGAACGAgccgagcagcagcagcatctacAGCCAGAAcaacccctgggaccccccggtCACCTTCGAGAGCTTCATCCGTGACAACGAGACCATCGAGGACCAGGTGACACCGGGGGGACGCCGGGCACACGGGGCTGGGGGTTTCATCCCCAGAGCGGGGCCATCTCTGGGGCTCCCCAGCTCCAGAGGGTCGCCCCAGCTCCAGGGGGGTCCACGGTGCCACTGACGCCGTGGTGTTCCCCCCAGGACCTGGTGGCCTGGGTGACCGTGGGCTTCCTGCACGTGCCCCACGCCGAGGACATCCCCAACACGGCCACCCCCGGCAACGCCGTCGGCTTCTTCCTGCGCCCCTTCAACTTCTTCGACGAGGACCCGTCGGTGGCGTCGCGAGCGCCGGTCATCGTGCGGCCCCTGGACCCACCGGCCTGCTCCCGCCTGCAGATCCGGCGCTGgaccccggccagccccgggcCCTGCGTGCACCCCGAGCCCTTCTCCTACAACGGCACCTACCGCCCGCTGTGAGCGGCACGGGACCCCGAGCCGGGGACCCCGAGCCGGGGACACCGAGCCGGGGACACCGAGCCGGGGACCCCGAGCCGGGGACACCGAGCCGGGGACCCCGAGCCGGGGACACCGAGCCGGGGACACCgagccggggctgggctggggacaccgaGCCGGGGACCCCGAGCCAGGGACACCGAGCCGGGGACACCGagccggggctgagccggggacACCGAGCCGGGGACCCCGAGCCAGGGACACCGAGCTGGGGACACCGAGCTGGGGACACCGAGCCGGGGACACCGAGCCGGGGACCCCGAGCCGGGGACACCGAGCTGGGGACACCGAGCCGGGGACACCGAGCTGGGGACACCGAGCTGGGGACACCGAGCCGGGGACCCCAagccggggctgggccggggaCCCCAAGCCGGGGACACCGAGCCGGGGACACCGagccggggctgggccggggaCACCGAGCCGGGGACCCCGAGCCGGGGACACCGAGCCGGGGACCCCGAGCCGGGGACACCGAGCTGGGGACACCGAGCCGGGGACACCGAGCCTGGGACACCGAGCCAGGGACACCGAGCCGGGGACCCCAAGCCAGGGACACCGAGCCGGGGACCCCGagccggggctgggccggggaCACCGAGCCAGGGACACCGAGCCGGGGACACCGAGCCGGGGACACCGAGCCGGGGATTCcgaccctgggctgggccaggctcGTGCGACAGAGCCAGCGGCGCCATCACCTCCCCGGCCCAGCACCGCGGGGACACTGCTGCCATGCCACACCGTGTCACACGCTGCCATGTCACACCATGTCACACGCTGCCACGTCACACACACCGTGTCACACGCTGCCACGTGCCaggcccagcacaggcagtgtcaCCTCCTGAGCCCAGCGCCACGGGGACACTGCTGCCAGCGGGTGTGGGACACATCACACCATGTCACACGCTGCCACGTCACACACACCGTGTCACACGCTGCCACGTGCCaggcccagcacaggcagtgtcaCCTCCTCTGACTCTGGCACCAGTGCCATGTGAGACCCTGGTGACACCGCGGTGTGGGATGTGTCACACCTGTCAGGCTCAGTAAAGGCGATGCCAACCCTTCCACCAGCACGTGGGTCCCTGGTGCCACCAGGACGCTGGGCTATGGGACACTACACGGTGTCACACGGCGCCATATGCCAGTAAAGGCAATGTCAcctctgctggcactggcaggagGACATTGGTGCCACCAGGACACCACGGCACGGCTCACGTCCCATTGTGACACACGGTACCGCCCGTCAGGCTCAGTAAAGGTGATGCCACCACACGGGACCCCAGTGTCACAGGGACACCACGGTGTGGGACGTGTCACATGTGCTGGGCTCAGGAAAGGTGATGTCACCTCCTCCGTCCCCATGTCTCTGCCAATGCTGCGGCCACCGGTATGCTCCAACCCAGTGTCCCAACGTTTAATCACGGTGACATCCGAGGTCACTGTCCCAGGCGGTGACACGCAGAGCCGGGGGTCTCCGTCTGGTTTATTGGGGGCACCTACGCGGGGGTGACATGCAGGGCTGACATGGGACAAACACAGCACACGCTACGGggcgccgggcagcggcggcccCTCGAGCCCTGCGTCCCCCTCCCTGTGCGTGGGGTGACAGTGCCGGTGCCACCCGGCTGTGCGGGGGGAGCggccgggggctcggggggcgcGGCCCGACGGGAAGGGGCACGCGGAGGGTCCGACCCTCCCTcggccgggccggccccggggacacggaggggacacacggacccgccggccccgccgccgccgggggtcctgcggggggacacggcggggggACACACGCACACACAGACCGGGGGGCGACACGCGTGTCCCAGCGCAGCGGGACCCCCGACGCATGCGACGTCCTGGGGACAGGACCCGGGgacacacctgtgcacacctgtgcacacacacaccccctgtgcacacacacactgtgcacacacacacctgtgcacacctgtgcacacgcaccccctgtgcacacacacactgtgcgcacacacacctgtgcacacctgtgcacacacacaccctgtgTACACACACcctgtgcacacctgtgcacacacacacacctgtgcacacactgtgcacacacacacctgtgcacacctgtgcacacacacatctgtgcacacacaccctgtgcacacctgtgcacacacacatctgtgcacacacacacagtgcacacctgtgcacacactgtgcacacacacacctgtgcacacctgtgcacacacaccCTGTGTACACACACcctgtgcacacctgtgcacacacacacatctgtgcacacacacacatggtGCACACCTATGCACAcactgtgcacacacacacctgtgcacacctgtgcacacacacactgcacgCACGCACTGTGCACacacactgcacacacacacctgtgcacacctgtgcacacacacactgtgcACGCACGCACTGTGCACacacactgcacacacacacctgtgcacacctgtgcacacacacactgtgcacacctgtgcacacacacctgtgcacccccgccgccccggggctcgggggggagcaggaggaggaggaggaggaggaggaggaggaagagcagcacaGTCTGACAGTCCGGGCAGGGGCCCCGGGATGAGGCGGGATAACGGGGGTCCCGGCGGCCCCCGGTtcccccgcggccgccggcaCCGAGGGCCGCGTCCACGGGGCAGCGGCCGGAGccccggcgggccgggccgggggaggCTCTGGGGACCCCAGGGCTGCGAGATCTGTGTCCCCCCGTTCCGGGGTCAGGGGTCTGCACGTCCCACGGCCTGGGCTTCGGGGGTCCCacatgctggggacaggggtCCTGCGGCTCCGGGGGTCCCGCGTGCCGGgctccgggggtcccggggctccCACACTCCGGGGTCAGGGCTCCCGCGTCCTGGGCTCCGGGGGTCCCGCTTTCCGGGGTCGGGGGTCCCGTGGCTCCGGGGGTCCCGCCGCGCCCCGGCGCTCCCATTAGCTGCCGGGGTCGGAGCAGTGTCTCTGGAgcgggggggtccccgggggggtcCCCGCGGGCGAGGGCAGCGCCCCGGGCAGGGAGCGgcgccgcggcgggggcggctccagcagcagcaccacgtCCGGGGGGTCCGGGGGGCGCGGCACCACCTGCGGAACGGGGGCTCGGTGTGGGGGGCTCCGGGGCTCGGGGCACCCCCCGCCGCCGGCACCCCAGGGTGACTCCGTGCACTGAGGGGCGGGAGGGCAGTGCCCCCATCCCGGGGGATCGGGGTGACCCCAACCCATGATGGACAGTGCGACAAAGGGATGCCCCCCAAACCAGGCACACCCCCATCCCGGGGTGACCCCAGCCCACGATGGACAGCGAGATGAAAGGATGCCCCCCAAACCAGGCACACCCCCTATTCCGGGGGGCTCAGGGGTGACCCCAGCCCACAATGGACAGCGAGACAAAGGGATGCCCCCCAAAccaggcacagccccatcccggggggctcggggtgACCCCAGCCCACGATGGACAGCCAGACAAAGGGATGCCCCCCCAGACCAGGCACAGCCCCATTCCGGGGGGCTCGGGGTGACCCCAGCCCACGATGGACAGCGAGACAAAGGGATGCCCCCCCAGAccaggcacagccccatcccggGGTGACCCCAGCCCATGATGGACAGCAAGCACGATGGATGCCCCCCAGACCAGGCACAGCCCCATTCCGGGGGGCTCGGGGTGACCCCAGCCCACGATGGACAGCGAGACAAAGGGATGCCCCCCAGAccaggcacagccccatcccggggggctcggggtgACCCCAGCGCACGAGTCCGGCCGAGGAACACCCCAAACGCCCGTGTGGCCCGGGCCCCTCACCTGGGCGAGCGGGCGGATGGGGGtgccgggcagggcggggggcagcggccccggcgggggcCGGTGCGGGGAGGTCACGGCGCTGTAGGCGGGCGGCACCgggccctggcgctgcagcAGGTGCACGATGGAGGAGATGTCCGCGCTCAGCCGCGACTCCAGCCTGCCACAGCCGCGCGGGATcagccctgggacccccagcccGCGCCCCGgcacccccatccctgccccacccaGCTCCCAGGTGGCTCGGGGGGCTCCGCTTGGGCTGGGGGTCTCCCTTCTTCTCCTGCTCAGGGTTCTGCAGCCCCCTTTGGAAATGGGGGGCTCCCATGGGGTCCCACTGGCCTAAGCCCCCCTCGGGTCCCGCCTGAGCCCCCCAGATTTACCTGTTGAGCTGTTTTTGGAGCAGATCCAAGCGGGATTCCAGGTCGGAGCGCTGGCGGCGGGTCAGGGTcggagggggatttggggggggccCGTGGGAACAACGGGGGAGCTCCTGGTACTGGCGGCCCCGGGTGTCACCCCAAAAACTGAAGATGTTGGAGACCCCCGAGAAGGCGCCTGGAAAAAGAGGGGAGTGaatgggttttggggggttgtgAAATGcggggggagatttgggggatcCAGGGGActgggggaggggtgggggggggcTGGGACTTTTGGGGGGCTGGGACTTTTGGGGGGCTCCGCAGCCTTAAACAGGGAGGGGAAGATTGGGACCCTCCCTGCCCAACAGAGACCCCTATCCCCACCTGAGGGGGTGCAGGGGCAGTTGAGGGGGAGGGCTGAGAATGGGGGGTTCAGGGTTTGGGGAGAGCTCTGGAACGCCGAGTGAGGAGAGCAGGAGTGGGGaacccccagcccagcccaagtTTCACCTGGAGGGCTCCAGGGGTGCAGGGGCAGTGGGAGAGGGGGGTCGGGGGCTGGGGAGACAGCGTGCGCTGCAGTTTTTGGGGAGGCTGCAGGACCCTGAgcggggagggaaggaaggggggACTCCCCAGGCCCACCtaggggggcacaggggggcaGTGGCGGGCACTGGACGGGGGCTGgcggctggggcggggctggggacagcagtgccaggttTTGGGGCGTCCTCTGAGCCCCGagtgaggagggaggaaggggcCGCCCCCCACTCGAGCCC comes from Lonchura striata isolate bLonStr1 chromosome 1, bLonStr1.mat, whole genome shotgun sequence and encodes:
- the AOC1 gene encoding diamine oxidase [copper-containing] is translated as MRLLGLPWALALLAAAAASGPSAEPPDPASIFADLSPAELRAVRTFLMERPELGLSPSRGGPLAKNSLFLAELLPPEKRSALRFLERGGARPPREARVVLFFGAQAEPNVTELAVGPLPRPRAYRPLPLAAGRAVPFWARPMTRREYELLHEALAAAVAPLEPLLREATGFGFQNCSERCLTFSDVAPRGLGPGERRSWLVIQRFVEGFFLHPAGLEVLLDHRDPDPRRWAVLRLWYNGRYFGSVRELAESHARGALPLARLPEPPARRLFSSYEPRGRFPGGTRTEAHGAKVCEPQGRRYRLRGNRLEYGGWSLAFRLRSSAGLQLFDVRFGGERVAYELSVQEAIAFYGGHSPAAMQTKYMDAGWAMGASSYELARGVDCPETAAFLDAHHLLDADGPVRFPRALCVFELPTGVPLRRHFDSDFQGGFHFYAGLEGRALVLRTTSTVYNYDYIWDFLLYPNGVLEAKVHATGYIHATFYTPEGRRYGSRVHSHLLGNIHTHLVHYKVDLDVAGSGNSFETMDIRFENISNPWSAGARVVQPRLHREPRRREREAALPLGRPAPRYLLFSNPRRRNRWGHRRTFRLQLSSHAGPVLPRGWREERGVTWARYHLAVTRRHENEPSSSSIYSQNNPWDPPVTFESFIRDNETIEDQDLVAWVTVGFLHVPHAEDIPNTATPGNAVGFFLRPFNFFDEDPSVASRAPVIVRPLDPPACSRLQIRRWTPASPGPCVHPEPFSYNGTYRPL